One window of Melioribacteraceae bacterium 4301-Me genomic DNA carries:
- a CDS encoding DUF72 domain-containing protein, which translates to MQQKSKKIIVGCCGFPVSHKKYFNAFNCIEINITFYQLPGLDIATRWKQEAKSINKDFKFIIKAWQLITHPPSSFTYRRLKEKIPDNRKKYYGYFQPTDEVFNAWERTKEFANELGCDKILFQTPSSFKPNGTNMKNITTFFDSIGNKNKFTFIWEVRGNWNNNEIKEICKELNLIHCIDPLSPQLNKPVHGKFNYYRIHGSYEGKRINYNHKLNIYELNKIYNACDKEINYVMFNNSFMFDDASAFLSDIVGRSNFVPC; encoded by the coding sequence ATGCAACAGAAAAGCAAAAAAATAATTGTTGGCTGCTGCGGCTTTCCAGTATCCCATAAAAAATATTTTAATGCATTCAACTGCATAGAAATCAATATTACCTTTTATCAGCTTCCGGGATTAGACATTGCAACTAGATGGAAACAAGAGGCAAAATCAATTAACAAAGATTTTAAATTTATTATTAAAGCCTGGCAATTAATAACTCATCCTCCATCAAGCTTTACTTACAGAAGACTCAAAGAAAAAATTCCGGATAATAGAAAAAAATATTATGGATATTTTCAACCAACAGATGAAGTATTTAATGCATGGGAAAGAACAAAAGAATTTGCTAATGAACTCGGCTGCGACAAAATTTTATTCCAAACACCGTCAAGCTTTAAACCAAATGGAACAAATATGAAAAACATAACGACTTTTTTTGATTCGATAGGAAACAAAAATAAATTTACTTTTATTTGGGAAGTGAGAGGTAATTGGAACAACAATGAAATTAAAGAAATATGTAAAGAGTTAAATCTAATTCATTGCATTGACCCTTTATCACCACAATTAAATAAACCTGTACACGGTAAATTTAATTACTATCGGATTCATGGCAGTTACGAAGGAAAACGAATTAATTATAATCATAAGCTTAATATTTATGAACTAAATAAAATTTATAATGCTTGTGATAAAGAAATAAATTACGTGATGTTCAATAATTCATTTATGTTTGATGATGCTTCTGCTTTCTTAAGTGATATTGTGGGAAGAAGTAATTTTGTTCCTTGCTGA
- a CDS encoding fumarylacetoacetate hydrolase family protein: MKFLKFKNSNEQVPIGKLVCVGRNYAAHAKELGNEVPEFPVIFLKAASNVIYSGQSVIHPKYSNNLHHEVELVLYIGETIKNANDDEAENAIYGYAVGLDMTLRDLQFEFMKKGDPWTLSKSFDTSAVLSDFILKKDYKLKGNENISLSVNGTIRQNSSLKNMLFPPSKIVKYVSEKMTLEKGDLIFTGTPEGVGRVVVGDKIFAQIENIGSLETTIAE; this comes from the coding sequence ATGAAATTTTTAAAATTCAAAAACAGCAACGAACAAGTTCCTATTGGCAAATTAGTCTGTGTTGGACGAAATTATGCAGCTCATGCAAAAGAATTAGGGAATGAAGTTCCAGAATTTCCTGTCATATTTCTAAAGGCTGCATCAAATGTAATTTATTCTGGTCAATCAGTTATTCATCCAAAATATTCCAATAATTTACATCATGAAGTCGAACTTGTTCTTTACATAGGAGAAACAATTAAAAATGCTAATGATGATGAGGCTGAGAATGCAATTTATGGTTATGCAGTTGGTCTGGATATGACTTTACGCGACCTTCAATTTGAATTTATGAAAAAAGGTGACCCATGGACACTTTCAAAAAGCTTCGATACATCTGCAGTTCTTTCTGATTTTATTTTGAAAAAAGATTATAAACTTAAAGGCAACGAAAATATTTCACTTTCTGTGAATGGCACTATACGGCAGAATTCATCATTAAAAAATATGTTATTCCCGCCTTCTAAGATTGTGAAATATGTTTCAGAAAAAATGACTTTGGAAAAAGGAGACTTAATTTTTACCGGGACTCCAGAAGGAGTAGGAAGAGTAGTTGTTGGTGATAAAATCTTTGCGCAGATTGAAAACATAGGAAGCTTAGAAACAACTATAGCTGAATAA
- a CDS encoding DUF819 domain-containing protein, with protein MGTKTLVSPEQHWLLWAILIAVATFGIWSEKTKWGSKLSGAVVSIIGSFILSNLSIIPTVSPTYDIVWSYLVPLAIPMLLFKANIKRIVKESGPTLIAFFLGAIGTIVGTIIAFSLLNLGVHNWQLAAIFSATYIGGSMNYVAASQAVQLNSPEILTAGVAADNLVMALYFLILFAIPSFKFFQKKYKTKHLENAEGPTEDFNLVEPGNNSTDLINIAKTFSIASGICALGFLAQDGLQLMGIHHFVEGSAILIITAITVLIATLFHKSVSKIKGADQIGTFLMQIFFAAIGASANIGVVLSYGPILFVFAGLILLIHLIFILISGKLLNLDLAEILIASNANMGGPTTAAAMAVGRKWNALVLPAILCGTLGYAIATFIGVGLGFWLKTL; from the coding sequence ATGGGTACAAAAACATTAGTATCACCTGAGCAACACTGGCTTTTGTGGGCAATTTTAATTGCTGTAGCAACTTTTGGAATTTGGTCCGAAAAAACTAAGTGGGGCTCAAAACTTTCTGGGGCAGTTGTATCAATTATTGGCTCTTTTATCCTTTCGAACTTATCGATAATCCCTACTGTTTCACCAACTTACGATATTGTCTGGTCTTACCTCGTCCCTTTAGCAATTCCTATGCTGCTTTTTAAAGCAAATATAAAAAGAATTGTGAAAGAATCCGGTCCGACCTTAATTGCATTTTTCTTAGGTGCAATTGGAACAATAGTCGGGACTATAATTGCTTTTTCTTTATTAAACTTAGGAGTGCATAACTGGCAGCTTGCTGCAATTTTTTCAGCAACTTATATAGGTGGTTCTATGAACTATGTGGCAGCTTCTCAAGCAGTCCAATTAAACTCACCTGAGATTCTAACAGCTGGAGTTGCTGCCGATAATTTGGTAATGGCTTTGTATTTCTTGATTCTGTTCGCTATTCCTTCTTTTAAATTTTTTCAAAAAAAGTATAAAACTAAACACTTAGAAAACGCTGAAGGTCCTACCGAAGATTTTAACTTAGTAGAACCAGGAAATAATTCAACTGATTTAATAAATATAGCGAAGACTTTTTCAATTGCATCCGGGATTTGCGCTTTAGGTTTTTTAGCACAAGATGGTCTACAGTTAATGGGAATCCACCACTTCGTGGAAGGAAGTGCTATTTTAATTATCACCGCTATTACGGTTTTAATTGCAACTCTGTTTCATAAATCTGTCAGCAAAATAAAGGGTGCTGACCAAATTGGAACTTTCTTAATGCAAATTTTCTTTGCTGCTATTGGGGCAAGTGCAAATATCGGCGTAGTTCTTTCTTATGGACCCATACTTTTCGTTTTTGCAGGGCTGATATTGTTAATTCATCTGATCTTTATCCTTATCTCCGGCAAGTTATTGAATCTTGATTTAGCAGAAATTCTTATTGCTTCTAACGCTAATATGGGGGGACCAACAACGGCAGCAGCTATGGCTGTGGGAAGAAAATGGAACGCTTTAGTTTTACCAGCCATTCTCTGCGGAACCCTCGGATACGCAATCGCTACTTTCATTGGTGTGGGACTTGGTTTTTGGCTCAAAACACTTTAA
- a CDS encoding glycine--tRNA ligase, whose amino-acid sequence MRFTIAKNNQNEVIEKIVSLAKRRGFVFQSSEIYGGLNGCWDYGPLGVELLNNIKTEWWKFMTYREDIEGIDASILMHQKVWIASGHVENFTDPMIDCRNCKARFRLDTLSELISDKNKEKALSELNPKLLESNGSLVDKFTAALEDPPTAPKLLELINCPQCGAKGSFTNPRKFNLMFKTFVGPVENEENVVYLRPETAQGIYVNFLNVLNSSRQKLPFGIAQIGKAFRNEINTKNFLFRTREFEQMEMQYFVKPGTDKKYYDEWKERRINWFKSLGMTPSKLRFHDHPPEKLAHYAKEATDIEYQFPFGWGEIEGIHNRTDYDLSRHQQYSGKSQLYFDDETKEKYIPYIIETSAGASRSFMAFFIDAYYEEEVRGEIRSVLRFHPKLAPIKTAVFPLVNKDGMPEVAKKIESELRPYLKVFYDDKGAVGRRYRRMDEAGTPYCITVDGQTLQDNTVTVRDRDSMEQIRIAVDNLLPYLLGKLK is encoded by the coding sequence TTGAGGTTTACAATCGCAAAGAATAATCAAAATGAAGTAATAGAAAAAATAGTTTCACTTGCAAAACGAAGAGGATTTGTTTTTCAATCAAGTGAAATTTACGGCGGCTTAAATGGCTGCTGGGATTATGGTCCACTCGGTGTTGAGTTACTGAACAACATAAAGACCGAGTGGTGGAAATTTATGACATATAGAGAAGATATTGAAGGTATAGATGCATCAATACTTATGCATCAGAAAGTTTGGATTGCATCTGGACACGTAGAAAACTTTACTGACCCTATGATTGACTGCAGAAATTGTAAAGCACGTTTTCGGCTTGATACGCTTTCGGAATTAATAAGTGATAAAAACAAGGAAAAAGCTTTAAGTGAGCTGAATCCCAAATTATTAGAGAGCAATGGTAGTCTTGTAGATAAATTTACTGCTGCTCTGGAAGACCCCCCCACTGCACCTAAATTACTTGAACTAATTAATTGTCCACAATGCGGTGCTAAAGGTTCGTTTACTAACCCGCGTAAGTTTAATCTTATGTTTAAAACGTTTGTTGGTCCAGTAGAAAATGAAGAGAATGTTGTTTATTTAAGACCAGAGACGGCGCAGGGTATCTATGTTAATTTTTTGAATGTACTTAATTCGAGTAGACAAAAACTGCCATTTGGAATTGCACAAATAGGAAAAGCATTTAGAAATGAAATTAACACCAAGAATTTTCTTTTTCGTACTCGTGAGTTTGAGCAGATGGAAATGCAATATTTTGTAAAACCTGGCACGGATAAAAAGTATTATGACGAATGGAAAGAAAGAAGAATAAATTGGTTTAAATCCTTGGGAATGACCCCCTCTAAATTGCGTTTTCACGACCACCCGCCAGAAAAATTAGCTCATTATGCTAAAGAAGCAACTGATATTGAATACCAATTTCCTTTCGGCTGGGGCGAAATTGAAGGAATTCATAATAGAACAGATTATGATTTATCGCGTCATCAACAATATTCTGGTAAATCACAATTATACTTCGACGATGAAACAAAGGAAAAATATATTCCATATATAATTGAAACATCTGCCGGCGCAAGTAGGTCATTTATGGCGTTTTTTATTGATGCCTATTACGAAGAAGAAGTCCGTGGCGAAATAAGAAGTGTTTTAAGATTTCATCCTAAACTTGCACCAATTAAAACTGCTGTTTTCCCATTAGTTAATAAAGACGGTATGCCTGAAGTTGCAAAAAAAATTGAATCGGAATTGAGACCTTATTTAAAGGTATTTTATGACGATAAGGGCGCAGTGGGAAGACGCTACAGAAGAATGGATGAAGCTGGAACACCTTATTGCATAACAGTTGATGGACAAACATTGCAAGATAATACTGTTACAGTTCGTGATAGAGACTCAATGGAACAAATTAGAATAGCTGTTGATAATTTGCTGCCATATCTGTTGGGTAAATTGAAATAA
- a CDS encoding tetratricopeptide repeat protein gives MAQNTLIECRNQNLGKNIFSNEGVLLFKIMLNSPRKINNNFDIMIILLLLFILPATIISQSNLDSLSKAISKLPDTTQIRLLTDFCWQNRSKNPYEALKSAEKAIKISDKIDNKKLKAKALNLMGVVYRNLGNYDKSLSMYNSALKNAEEAKDSVQIAYSYNNLGGIYRLEGNNVLALEYILKALKIFERLNLKSGISFCTINIGLIYTNQENYLKALEYLNYTLRIRNEINDRAGRALTLNLIAEVYYKMHEITVALKYYLEAEKEYRALDDKKGLAAVWGGIGRIYFDQNNLQKALEYRKRALDLSYKISYSEGEVTNHNNLALIYAKLDKIKEAEDNLKKAQAIASNLKTAYLELECYKFWSDYYELRGNYKKALFYNKKYITLKDSIASKENLALISSMEAAYKAEKIEKENAILHIDNELNKKQRNYLLVIAFLIIVIAGFIYSRYRAKRIASDKYKELNAVKDKFFKIIAHDLKAPFNTILGSVDILKNNYHELTDEERFSLLNNIASTADKSYQLLDNLLVWSQSQTGKIKFNPSKINLSHLFKETASLFEHAAKNKNLELVIDCPENLEVYADEQMLHTVMRNLISNGIKFTEKGQITIKAYKEDGSLKVIVNDTGIGMDEAFYKNLFKVDHYVSTYGTHGEKGTGLGLILCKEFIEKHNGKIWVESKLGEGSKFIFTIPLITNSKK, from the coding sequence TTGGCTCAAAACACTTTAATTGAATGTAGAAATCAGAATTTGGGAAAAAATATTTTCTCTAACGAAGGTGTATTATTATTTAAGATTATGTTAAATTCACCACGAAAAATTAACAATAACTTTGATATAATGATTATTCTTTTGTTGCTTTTTATATTACCAGCTACAATTATTTCTCAATCTAATTTAGATTCTTTATCAAAAGCAATCTCAAAACTGCCCGATACAACTCAAATTAGATTGTTAACAGATTTCTGCTGGCAAAATAGAAGTAAAAATCCTTATGAAGCACTTAAAAGCGCTGAAAAAGCAATAAAAATTTCTGATAAAATTGACAATAAAAAATTGAAAGCAAAAGCACTAAACTTAATGGGTGTGGTCTATCGTAACTTGGGTAATTATGATAAGTCACTAAGTATGTACAATTCAGCACTAAAAAATGCTGAAGAAGCAAAAGACTCTGTACAAATAGCCTATTCTTATAATAACTTAGGCGGAATTTATAGGTTAGAAGGCAATAATGTGCTGGCTTTGGAATACATACTTAAAGCGTTGAAAATTTTTGAAAGACTAAATCTCAAATCCGGTATTTCCTTTTGTACAATAAATATTGGACTTATTTACACTAATCAAGAAAATTATCTCAAAGCGTTAGAATATTTAAACTATACTCTTAGAATACGTAATGAAATTAACGATAGAGCTGGTAGAGCATTAACTCTAAATCTAATTGCAGAAGTCTACTACAAAATGCACGAAATAACAGTTGCTTTAAAATATTACTTAGAAGCAGAAAAAGAATATAGAGCGCTCGATGATAAAAAAGGATTAGCTGCAGTTTGGGGTGGTATTGGTAGGATTTATTTCGACCAAAACAATTTACAAAAAGCTTTGGAATATAGAAAACGTGCTCTTGATCTTTCCTACAAAATTAGTTACTCCGAAGGTGAGGTTACAAATCACAATAACTTAGCTTTAATTTATGCTAAATTGGATAAGATTAAAGAAGCTGAGGATAATCTTAAAAAAGCTCAGGCTATCGCATCAAATTTAAAAACCGCTTACCTTGAATTAGAATGTTACAAATTTTGGTCAGACTATTACGAGCTAAGAGGAAATTATAAAAAAGCATTATTCTATAACAAAAAATATATTACATTAAAAGACTCCATAGCTAGCAAAGAAAATTTAGCCCTAATAAGCTCAATGGAAGCGGCATATAAAGCAGAAAAAATAGAAAAGGAAAATGCTATTCTTCATATAGATAATGAGCTTAATAAAAAGCAGAGAAATTATTTATTAGTTATCGCTTTCCTTATTATAGTTATTGCTGGGTTTATTTACAGCAGATACAGAGCTAAAAGGATAGCAAGTGATAAGTATAAAGAGTTGAATGCTGTTAAAGATAAATTCTTTAAAATAATTGCACATGACCTTAAAGCACCTTTTAACACTATCTTAGGCAGTGTTGACATATTAAAGAATAACTACCACGAACTAACAGATGAAGAAAGATTTAGTTTATTAAATAATATTGCCTCAACTGCAGATAAAAGCTATCAACTGCTTGATAACCTGCTTGTTTGGTCACAATCTCAAACTGGCAAGATAAAATTCAATCCTTCTAAAATTAACTTATCACATTTATTTAAAGAGACAGCCTCACTTTTTGAACACGCTGCCAAAAATAAAAATTTAGAGTTAGTAATTGACTGCCCAGAAAATTTGGAAGTTTATGCTGATGAGCAAATGTTACATACAGTTATGAGAAATCTTATTTCAAATGGAATAAAATTTACAGAAAAAGGACAAATTACAATTAAGGCATATAAAGAAGATGGCAGTTTAAAGGTTATAGTTAACGATACTGGAATAGGGATGGATGAGGCATTTTACAAAAATCTCTTTAAAGTTGATCATTATGTTTCAACTTATGGAACACATGGTGAAAAAGGAACAGGCTTAGGATTAATCTTATGCAAAGAATTTATTGAAAAACACAACGGGAAAATCTGGGTGGAAAGTAAACTGGGTGAAGGCAGCAAATTTATTTTTACAATTCCTTTAATTACAAATAGCAAAAAATAA
- a CDS encoding M24 family metallopeptidase, protein MKELILEKIEQAVEILNEKNIDMWMTFVRETGNMKDPMMDMIVGTHATWQSAFIITKNGDTHAIIGSLEFENMKSVGTYKNIHPYLKSIKEKLIDVISKINPNKIAVNFSRNSILADGLTHGMYLELIDHLKDSPFAERLVSSEEIIAALRGRKSPKELSLMKEAIKETLKIFNEVTSFIKPGVTEKEIADFVLSIVDKNGYGLAWDKEQCPAVFTGPNTAGAHASPTNRKVEQGHVINMDFGLNINGYCSDLQRTWYVLRPGEDKAPFEVQKGFDVIKESIQLAAKELRPGRLGWEIDFIARDNILKHGYEEYPHGLGHQIGRFAHDGGALLGPRWERYGNLPFLPIEEKQVYTLEPRLTIEGYGIATIEEEVVVTKNGSEFLSEPQKDIYLIYA, encoded by the coding sequence ATGAAAGAATTAATTTTAGAGAAAATTGAACAAGCTGTTGAAATTTTGAACGAAAAAAATATTGATATGTGGATGACGTTTGTGCGAGAGACTGGAAATATGAAAGACCCTATGATGGATATGATAGTTGGAACTCATGCTACCTGGCAATCAGCTTTCATTATTACAAAAAACGGAGATACCCACGCTATAATTGGTTCTTTGGAATTCGAAAATATGAAATCTGTGGGAACTTATAAAAATATTCACCCCTATCTTAAATCTATTAAAGAAAAACTAATTGATGTAATCAGCAAGATTAATCCTAATAAAATTGCTGTTAACTTCTCCAGAAATTCAATCTTAGCCGATGGACTCACCCATGGGATGTATCTTGAATTAATTGATCATCTGAAAGACTCGCCTTTTGCAGAAAGGCTTGTTTCATCTGAAGAAATAATTGCAGCATTAAGGGGCAGAAAATCTCCTAAAGAACTTTCTCTTATGAAAGAAGCTATTAAAGAAACTCTAAAAATTTTCAATGAGGTAACGAGCTTTATTAAACCTGGAGTAACCGAAAAAGAAATTGCAGATTTTGTTTTAAGTATTGTTGACAAAAATGGTTATGGTCTTGCGTGGGATAAAGAACAATGCCCTGCAGTGTTTACAGGACCAAATACTGCCGGTGCACACGCAAGCCCTACCAACAGAAAGGTGGAACAAGGACATGTAATTAACATGGATTTTGGTCTTAATATAAATGGCTATTGCTCAGATTTACAGAGAACATGGTATGTATTGAGACCAGGCGAAGACAAAGCCCCTTTTGAAGTTCAAAAAGGTTTTGATGTAATAAAAGAGTCAATCCAATTGGCTGCAAAGGAATTAAGACCAGGAAGGCTGGGCTGGGAAATCGATTTTATTGCTCGTGACAATATACTGAAGCACGGCTACGAAGAATATCCACATGGACTTGGTCATCAGATTGGCAGATTTGCACACGACGGCGGTGCATTGCTTGGTCCGCGCTGGGAACGCTACGGCAACCTTCCATTTTTACCAATTGAAGAAAAACAAGTTTATACTCTTGAACCGCGTCTAACTATTGAAGGATACGGCATTGCAACCATAGAAGAAGAAGTTGTAGTAACAAAAAATGGAAGCGAATTCCTTTCGGAACCTCAAAAGGATATTTATTTGATCTATGCTTAG
- a CDS encoding arsenate reductase family protein, producing MNIQILGTKSCSDTRKAERFFKERRIPYHFRDLNEKGLTKGELDNIKSKIPIEELIDREGKQYKKRNLQFMVFSLEEELLNDSLLLKTPIVRYGREVTIGYQPEIWKKWIS from the coding sequence ATAAACATTCAAATACTTGGGACAAAAAGTTGCAGCGATACTCGTAAAGCGGAAAGATTTTTCAAGGAAAGAAGAATTCCATATCACTTCAGAGATTTGAACGAGAAGGGATTAACAAAAGGCGAACTTGATAATATCAAAAGTAAAATTCCCATAGAAGAATTAATTGACCGCGAAGGTAAGCAATATAAAAAACGCAATTTGCAATTCATGGTTTTTAGTTTAGAAGAAGAATTACTCAATGATTCTTTATTACTTAAGACACCAATTGTTCGATATGGAAGAGAAGTTACAATTGGTTATCAACCCGAAATTTGGAAAAAGTGGATTAGTTGA
- a CDS encoding HAD family hydrolase, whose protein sequence is MNHPSVIVFDLGNVLIPFDYSIIIKKFNEIDNGLGDRFLKLYKENYHVHRDYEKSAITTEEFLTIMMEWTEHKIEKEDFCKYFSNIFIENKELTAILPSLKKYYKLILLSNTNYIHRKYGWGNYSFLNYFDKLILSYEVKAIKPEEKIYRTVESYTQLPSSEHLFIDDVLDYVEGAKKCGWDGIQFQNNRQLITELNKRNIILNGIN, encoded by the coding sequence ATGAACCACCCTTCTGTTATTGTTTTCGACTTAGGCAACGTTTTAATTCCCTTTGATTATTCAATTATCATAAAAAAATTTAACGAAATCGATAATGGCTTAGGAGACAGATTCCTAAAACTTTACAAAGAAAATTATCATGTTCACAGAGATTACGAAAAATCAGCAATCACTACTGAGGAATTTTTAACTATAATGATGGAATGGACGGAACACAAAATTGAAAAGGAAGATTTCTGTAAATATTTTTCCAATATTTTTATTGAAAATAAAGAACTAACAGCTATTCTGCCCAGTCTAAAAAAGTACTACAAACTAATACTCCTTTCAAACACAAATTACATTCATAGAAAATACGGCTGGGGCAATTATTCTTTTTTAAACTACTTTGATAAATTAATACTTTCCTACGAAGTGAAAGCAATTAAACCGGAAGAAAAAATTTACCGCACTGTAGAATCTTACACGCAACTGCCTTCTTCCGAACATTTATTTATTGATGACGTGCTCGATTATGTTGAAGGTGCAAAAAAATGCGGCTGGGATGGAATTCAATTTCAGAATAATAGGCAATTAATTACTGAACTTAATAAAAGAAATATAATTCTTAACGGAATCAACTAA